The nucleotide sequence gtgtctttctctgatCATTGTCAGTCTGATAGTCTTATCCAAAATCCACAGTTTATTGGCTTGTTAGTTTTTCCAGTATGGCGTCGAAGTGCAGCTGTCAAAAAGGGATTTAAGCCAGCTGAGACTGGATTCTTTGAAGTTCTCTGTTTCCAACCATTACAgagatgcttgtgtgtgtgtctcatttggAATGAGAGTAAAAGGGCTCTGGGTTATTATTGTGCCCAGCATCCACAGTTTCTTCTTTGAAATATGGCAGTTGAACCCTCTTGAGAAGCCTGAGTAAAATTGCCTATCATCACTTGAAAAAAAATTGTTAATGTGATTTGTGCTTATAACAGCTTATTTTCACAGCCTGCCTCTTTTTACACTTTTATctgacaatttcacaacataaCCAAGGATTCCATGATCCAATATTGTTTGATGTAATCCAATCCCAATAATTTTAAGAGAAATTGTTGATGATCTACAATGAGTACTGTACTTCGTTACAAGGAGAGGGTGGTAAAGAGGCCCTGGGAAGAGGAGTGGATGAGTTGCTACCCTAGACACTCAGTGATATAAGGTCAGTTCATAGACCATATATAAACATATGGTCAGTTGCACATTTCCACCCCTACTGGATTGGTGAGGGTAAGATTATCCTACATGGCTAAAAGGGAATTAAAAAGTTAATTTTAAATGGGCCTGGCTGGAGGCATAATTCATTGACCttcattcaacaacaacaaaaatcctccCTGCCTCACTCAACGCAACCCAGATACCTGTTGCTCATGCAGTGATGTTTGTTTGTAAAGCAGGTGTAAGTCAAGTAAATATAAACAGAAAGATATATGAATCACCACCTaatttgtatacttttttttgcAGGGGAAATGACATAATCTCTTTTAGATACCTTAATATTTCGCCAGAGGGCAGTATGCCTCACGGCAAATTACGTAGTATTGACAAATGAGTAAGTGATtattatgttgtttttttcaacGCTAAACCTTCTGTGGCTCTTCATGGGAGCTACAATTGAAATACGATGAGACTTTGGTGAGTAACTCCTCTCTTTCAAATGTAGATATAATTGAACATGTATTCAGACGAAATGGCTACAAGTGGGATGCGCTGTTGAGCTCTACATCCCGAGGGGTTCATACTGGTTGTGGCAGCcggttaaatggcgtcccttgacaaggcaagaagaagaaaaagaagatgtatgtcaggagaagtgtaGTATTATCACAAGGAGACTTCTACTTGGAATACGGAGGTGGAATGGATGGAAATGAGGAtgcagaggaggtctaagagcAGAAGGGATAAGAGAGTGAGCTTGAGTCGGTTAAAAaggggagatggtttgttaaaaaataatggtagaaagtgtaagcagggtgagttgaagacaggaggagaaatgtaaatgaatgagggtgtggtgaagttctcggagtCCGAGGCTTGCACCGAAGGTcgggataaagatgagtctgtgacagtaggagtgacatttttggaaaaGGTTGactcttgccttttggctgatccatttgtgatttcagggtgggtgaaaaccgacatgggtgctgtggaatcggtgagggtaaccagaagtggtcttgtgataattgttttgtgtttctgctggtcagagggaccAGGCGCTCCATGTTAAACGAATGGGGgcaagagatgtgaattgttttgctctcaagaaaagggcgccattgaaaggagtgaatactgaccaactgaaggggaagattcccggtgtttgtgatgctcgtcgtttggtgcgACGAAGACAGGGTGGCGTGGGCAGTGAAACATAAGTCATTGTTTGCCCTACAAATTGATGTTAggatataagttatcctgtacgagcttttgtgccgaatacattgttgttacaggtgtcaagcttatggtcatgtggcagcagtgtgtaggaggcaGATTCCtaggtgtgcagaagggcataaGACAAAGGAATGTGAAGCATTGGGGGAAAGTAGTGGtctgtgttaattgtaggggtgcccatgtggctggggatcagaaatgtccagtGCGAGATAGGCAGTTTGAGGTTTCCAAAGTTAGTGTaatgcagaagttgtcatatgctgaggcagtgaagaaggtagatgaagatgggtcaagggggagggatacTGAGAGGAGTAGTGTGAGTAGTctatctgtaccagtacagagggatgaACCAACAAGTGATATTTGCATCAGTAAGATTGGCTTTttggcatttatagcaatggctatcaactgtactgcaaggatggaacgtaagtcgcagataagaggttgtggtggcagctgcagagaggtatttgtgTGTCCGAGTCTTGATGtcagagttacagggtgtgttgagtggtggtgtcccatcctttcaggctgttggcctgaagtaggactaaatagatttaaatagtggagtatggTATTTATTtaagtgagtgtagtgttagatggtagggtattttttttatttattttttattcagtgaagtacaagggagttatactccagtctagtaggtggcggtaatgcaacatgtattggatgccaactgccgttaaacctcatagaagaagaatgtattcagacGTGCGGCATGTCAGGATGTGTAGTTCGTCTTTTATGTTTCACATTTATTAAACCCCTGAAAAACATTAACCTTGAACGCTGTAGACAGTAACCCTAAACCTTCAAAATAGATTTCAAAACAGTGTTGTTTTTTGATGGTGATTGATTTGTATTTGTGAAGGTGCTAGAGTGCAGTATTATAGGTGATACTATATTCTAACATGTTTATTTTATCTTCCTATAACACAGGTTGAACAATAAAGAGCTGCATATTTCTACCGACCAGGCTTAGGCCTGGTCACACTACGTTCCACCTGTCTAGTCTTCTTCTTGACCTCCCCCTCCCAGGAACAGTAAATAGTTACAGTATAATGTCTTCAGGCCCACCTCAGTCGCCCACAGTGGCTAAGACAGAGGTGACTGTTGAAGGAGAATGCCCTATCTTCGCTGCCACCTTTGCCTACTGGGACAACATCCTGGGCCCGCGGGTGTGTCACATCTGGGCTCCCAGGTGTGAGCAACCACTGTTGCTGAGCGATGGCGAAGTCACCTTCCTGGCCAATCACACGCTGAACGGGGAGATTCTGCGCAGCGCAGAGTGCGGCGCCGTAGACGTCAAGTTCTTCGTCCTAGCCGAGAAGGGTGTCATCATCATCTCGCTCATCTTCGACGGCGAGCTGAAGGGTGACAAGAACACCTGTGCCCTGTCCATCATCCTGCCGCAGACAGAGCTGGCCTTCTACCTGCCCTTGCACATGGTCTGTGTGGAGAGGCTCAAACACATAATCCGCAAGGGACGCATCTGGATGCAGAAGGTAAGTATTCAGATGCCATGTTCCAAATCTGCCTCATACTAGGCCATCCCCTTAAGGCAGTGTTTCTCAATCCATTCCTAGGGAAATGTATGTTCTTGTTCTAACCCAGCACGTGAATGATCTATGCTCTCCAAAGAGCGAAATGGTTAAAATCAAGTAAGTCAGCACTAACACCTGAATCATGAAGCCTGCCATGCCTTTTTTTGTCATTGACGTACAGGGCTACAACATCATTTCTGTGCTGTCATCAGAGATTGTCCCCATCATGGAGCTGCTGTCATCCATGAAGACACACAGTGTCCCAGAGGACATAGACGTGAGTATCTGAAGCAATCATGCACATTGGGCAACACTTTCATCATGCAAAACAGTACTTTGCAAATACTACAGTAGAACTCTGCATACCCATTTATGTAGGAACTTTTCTTAAACAGTTACCTCCACGAGAAGGAGACTATTATCACTACTGTCACATTATTACATCCAAGAATGACATCGAACTAGTTTCACTGATTTGTTAAGTGTCACACGGCTTTCGttacacccccccaaaaaaacgttGAAAATGAAACTAAAACTTCAAAGCCTCCACATCATTCATCTATGTTAAAAAAGAAAGCTCAAAGTGCTAACCACTGAGGCTCGACTGAAGCTTTGATAAACATTTTGATGTTCATCAATGAGACAAATTGCTAACTCACTATTCCACTTTAATTTTCTGTATGTCTCGCTATAGTaggtataaaaaagaaaaaaaagatcttGTCCTTCGTGTCGATGATTATTTCACCAAGAACCGTGTTTGTTCCCTCCGTGTTAGATCAAAGACACCATCCTAAATGACGATGACATCGGAGACAGCTGTCATGAAGATTTCCTGCACAAGTAAACACTTTTAGGAAACTTGTCTGGGATTCAGTCCTAGGCCTACCTTGTATAGAAATGTAATTATGAAAATTGGAAGCATCTGCTTGCGAGTTGTCTACCTGGTATTTTTGCAGTGGCCAAAACCATTATTTTAACCAAAAATTATGCGTAATCTTACTTGCCCACTATCAAGAAACAACTTTGAGTGCTCCTGTGGTTTTATTTTCTGGGATAGTCACAGGGTTGAAGAATGTTTCACTCTCCCTCAGTTTAGCACCTTTCCTCTCCTTTTTTGTCCAAGCTGGGTTGGTCCATTGGGTACACATTGCTTACCTTGCACACTATATTTGTGATTAGGTCGTAGTTATCAGTGGAGTGCAGTTATGCACCCCTGACAGATCTGTCGAAACAATTATCTTAGCTGCCTGTGGAGATGACAAATGCACTGCAAGTCACAATTTATTTACTCAGCTTTTGAGTGTTCTTGCAGTAGTCAGGAAACACTTTTGTGTCATGAGATTTATTTGATTAATCCTCTTATTTGGACATTTAGAGGCCGATATTGaatgacagacacacagcaaatcttttactatccttgtggggacctaacatttatttccattcaaaatccttaaCCACTAAACCTCCTAACCCGAatgtaacccttaacctaacccccaAACCTAAAATAGCCTGTGTATTCGTGAGGATCTGGGAAATGTCCCTGGACTTTTGGGGATTTCTGGTACCCACAAAGATAGTAAtacaagcccacacacacacacggacacatttcattacattttaatcTTGCTCATGTTCTCATTATACTAAATTAATATCAAGTGACCATCCCTCATCCTTGTCATTAATAaataatacaccaaattaaaTTTGCCTCCGTCTCTCAGGGCAGTCAGTTCTCATCTCCAAACTTGTGGCTGCTCCATGGTGGTCGGAAGCAACCCAGACAAAGTCAACAAGGTACTGACAGGCTGCCAATACTCTGTGCTAAGCACATGCATACACTGGCTGATGTATCAGCATATGTATTCACACTCATCCACACACTAGCTGTATCAACATAAATGTTCTAGACACAGACGTGTCTGCATATGTTATTGTGTATCTAAAATATTACAGCATACAAAATCCCACTACTGGTTCACACACATCTCcaaatcctctctccctctcggaaATGTGGATGTTGTTGAAAGGTATTCCACATTGATATTCATATGTTTTCTTGCGCTCTAGATAGTGCGCACACTGTGCCTCTTCCTCACCCCTGCTGAGAGGAAGTGCTCTCGGTACTGTAAAGCTGACTCTACTTTCAAGTATGACACAGGACTGTTTGTACAAGGCCTCCTCAAGGTACCACACCACTCTAAATTACAGTTTTCCTACTGGATGtgccagcccagcactaacacacctgtttCAAATAATAAACTAATAATGAGCTTCGGTTCAATGAGAGATACATTAAAGCCTTGTTTTACTCACATCGATATTATCCCATTGTAAGTGCATGTAAATGTAATGCAAATGAATAGTCTTTATTCAAACCAAGGCCTCAAAAAATGAACAAAAGCTCATACCTTTACAACAGACTGCCACTTTGGCATTGTGATCCCCCTCATTACTCTCCCACTCCTTTCTCCCACCCAGGACTCCATGGGCAGTTTTGTCTTGCCCTTCCGCCAGGTGCTGTACTCACCCTACCCGACCACGCACATCGATGTGGACATCAACACGGTGAAGCAGATGCCACCCTGCCACGAGCACACATACATTCAGCGACGCTACATGCGCTCAGAGCTCAGCGCGCTCTGGAAGGCGGCCAGCGAAGAGAACATCGCCCCCGACACTGGCATCCACACCGAGTCCTTCACCcccgacctgtatgctctcttctctcctgttcttcCAATTAGATAGGAATTGGCCATGTTTATTTTGCTGCCTAACGCATTGCTTGATTTATTTGAAATGTATCAAATTTGTATTTGTCTTGTTTACATTAATGAAAGAAATATGGATGTTATTCTGTTTTTTATGACCACTAAAAGCTCCACTCTTTTCTCAGAAATGTATTTCAGGACGTTATGCATAAAGACACCCTGGTAAAGTCATTTATAGATGAGGTAAGACACCGGCACAAAGTAAGCAACAATATTTGTGGTGCGAAAAATGTTCTTGTCATTTGTCAGCCGTTAAAGGCTTATCACGGCCAACTGTAATAGTTAATTCTGTTTTGTTCCCAGGTGTTCATGCTGAAGCCAGGTCTCAATCTGCGAAGTACTTACTTGGCGCAGTTTTTGCTGATCCTTCACAGGAAGGCGCTCGTACTACTCAAATACATTGAAGATGAGACGTGAGTTACCTCTCACTATGGAAGCAGATGTAATTGGTTTTAATATGACTTTTgccacagcacagcagcacaccATGTAGTACAACTTTTGATAACAGTTTGAATTCGCCACCCACAGGCAAAAGGGAAAGAAGCCTTTCCGCTCCTTGCGCAGCTTGAAGACCGACCTCGACCTGATGGTGGAAGGTGACCTGAATATCATCATGGCGTTGGCTGAAAAGCAAAGGGCTGGACTGCACTCCTTTGTATTTGGGAAGCAATTTTACACCAGTGTACAGGAGCGAGATGTGCTCATGAGCTTTTGACTCTTACTCTCATCCTCATGAAATGTTTTTATCAGCTTTTAAGAAATGGGAAAGAAATTGACATATGACTTGTCCAAAAGCTACCTTTGCTAGGTGACATGTTTTGTCCACTAAAGAGGGTGGAAGtgttaaaatgtgaagaaaaaaaaaatacagtatgacAACCAGAATATTGAAATTTCAGAGGTCAATTTAAAGTCCAAAAACTTCTTCAGTTGGATTTGTGCTGCTGTCCTTTATTGCtaatattcattgttttattcaaaGCATGAGTCTAGTGTCTTCCATGTCTGTGTTGTACAACAAGCCCTTGATGGGACTCCACTTTATTTGTGAAACATAAATGTTTGGATACCATTTATATCAATAATGGCACAACAATCTGGACTTCCTCTATCTATTGACTGAATGACCACAACAGCCATGTCCAGGTTATGAACCATGTATTGCAGTATGCACTGTATGTCTGAGCATTCATGCTGATTGTTGACTAGAGACAGGTTTGTTTAAGTAAGTTTGAAATGTACATCATGTGTATAGAATTAATTATTAGCGTACCTTATTTGAGGTATAATGTGATATACCAGGCCATATCATATCGGTATCATGTCTTGACATTATTTTGTCATCATAATTACCCTTTGACATGATACTAAATGTATCGGAATGTGTGTAAGGCTTTATCATGTGGCAACTTTGACTCATCTCACAGTGGCCTTAACTTACAGTATTTTCTCACTAGCTTTCATTTGGtagatcaaatttatttatatagcccttcttacatcagctgatatctcaaagtgctgtacagaaacccatcctaaaaccccaaacagcaagcaatgcaggtgtagaagcacagtggctaggaaaaactccctagaaaggccaaaacctaggaagaaacctagagaggaaccaggctatgaggggtggccagtcctcttctggctgtgccgggtggagattataacagaacatggccaagatgttcaaatgttcataaatgaccagcatggtcaaataataataatcacagtagttgtcgagggtgcagaaagtcagcacctcaggagtaaatgtcagttggcttttcatagccaatcattaagagtatctctaccgctcctgctgtctctagagagttgaaaacagcaggtctgggacaggtagcacgtccggtgaacaggtcagggttccatagccgcaggcagaacagttgagactggagcagcagcacggccaagtggactagggacagcaaggagtcatcatgccaggtagtcctgaggcatggtcctagggctcaggtcctcagagagagaaagaattagagagagcatacttaaattcacaccggataagacaggagaagtactccagatataacaaactgaccctagcctccccgacacataaactactgcagcataaatactggaggctgagacaggaggggtcaggagacactggccccatccgatgatactcccagacagggccaaacaggaaggatataaccccacccactttgccaaagcacagcctccacaccactagaggtgGTTAATGGTATATGCTAGTGAAACCATAATGTTATTAACCCCACTGGCCTTCATGCTGATGCAGCATAATTCTCTAACATTTGTAAATGCATCCATGATgataaaaacatgtcaatacaaaATGGTATGCATATTTACTACAATTAGTTTACACACATTTACTACAGTCTTCCAGAAAGTGCCTTGAAATTTCCTCATTCTGTTGTCTGAACGACCTCTTTGGTACAGCCTCTCCCATAGGCTGTTTGGCAACCTTTTACGAAAATGAAAGAGAACGTTGGATTACCTTGGGTCTGAGTAGAGTAACGGGTCGCCAAACAAGTCATGTGAACTCCTTCCTGTCACGCGATGTGATTGAGATAAAGATGTAtacatgtaaccgatgtgaaatgactagctagttagcggtgctgcgtgctaatagcgtttcaatcggtgacgtcactcgctctgagaccttgaagtagttgttccccttgctctgcaagttcCGCGGCTTTTACCAAGGCAATCCAACGTTCTCTTTCATTTTTGTAAAAAGGTTGCCAAACAGCTGCCAAACAGCCTATGGAAGAGGCTGTACCAAAGAGGTCGTTCGGACAACAGAGTGGGAAAACTCACCATTTAACTTAGTCCAGATGAGTCCCTAACAGGGTAACATAATTTCAACTGTGGTATACAACTATGTACACACGGAAGCTGAAAGCTTGAACTTAAAACATGATGCTTCACCAAGAGTGGAAGGCCTCTGTATAGAACATCCATTTCACTGACGGTTGATAAGTATGTACAAGGTTCTCGGCATGCTCACTTTTCTGGGTTGAGAGCGTGCCATGCTCAGAACCCCAGACCCCACTGCTGGTGTGGACATAACATTAGGTCTGTAGTACCTCATGAAAGTCATGGGTGTTGACCAACTTGCAGCAACACAGAGTCCAGGGAGCTCCATCTGAACAGTGCTCACGAATAGACCATACCCCTGGTGGAGTGGGCTACTACGCCATCTGGAGTTGGTCTATAGCTCAAATGCCAGACAGCTAGATCCAGATAGGTCCGGCTGGCCAGATagctaggctgtcattgtaaataagaatttgttcttaactgacttgcctacatttacatttaagtcatttagcagacgctcttatccagagcgacttacaagttggtgcattcaccttatgatgtccagtggaacaaccactttacaaactagttaaataaaaaagctaGGTCCGGCCAGATAGCTAGGTCTGACTTAGCTATCTGGCTGACCGGACCTTGCTTTCTGGACGGCCGAACCTTGCTATCTGGCCAGCAGGCTGGACATACCTATCTGGACCTTGCTATAGGAAGATTGCTAGGTCCGGCCAAAAGGCAAGCCAGTAAACATCTTTGATATTAAGCAGCTCAATCACATGCGTGAATAGGAAGGAGTTCCCACAGGTTATTTGGCGACCCGTTACGAAAAACAAAGAGAACCAATGCATTAGGTAGCGTCCATGCATAATAATACAACATTACAGTTGATACGCTGAAATAAATGCCTATCTTCAAGTAGGATGTACAAACTCCTTTCTATTGGTTGATTCATCGACCACCATTTACCCATTGGTCGAACTTTGCATGTGGTGTTTGCGacaaaaaaaacagtaaactAGCTAGATCagagatacttttgaggagatgggaaactaaCGGATTCTAAATTAGCGCCATTTGTGTACGTTGCCCATGCTACGTCAATGGGCCGTgcggtgcattctgggcgattctgggacatggagagctctccttcaaggagtgaatgggagtcaactgggcgctagctcaaaaacccaaccGTAGCATGAATTTCGTtaacaagaagtacaacattacaaatatttacCAAGATGTGAGATAAGTAACTTGCCGTATGTAATATTGTATAGCATTGGAATCGTACAATTGCGTACTTTTCAGTAAAATAAGCACGTTTCTCGACtcaccctgactttgagaagggattgcttAGCATCTGCGTGACGGATCATAACAACGTGATCGCGATTGGTCGATAGTCTGCTGGGTTATACGTTCATCCATTCATTTCCCAATTAGATTCCTATCTCCTCCTTTCTGTAATATCTCTGGCTAGATGCCATGTAAATATTCTGGAGAGCCGCTAAGGATGTCTAAATGAACAAAAGGATAGAACTCCCGAACAATTGGAGCAAAATGAAATCGAATGCCATACAAAGTATATCAAGGTTTGTGTTATCTGTTTTTGCCCTTATACTTTCTATACGGAGAAAGACCAAGTCGTTGGGTGCGGCCTGGCTGTTGTAACATGCTAACTAGTCTAGATAGCAAACGTCATTAGCTTGCTTACCTGAAGCTTTGGGGAACCGTGGCTGTCAACGATGCTGCAAGGCAGACATGGCGTTGCAAGTGTCTGTTGGTTTACTTGAAATGACCCTATTCATGTGTTTTGTTCATAACATGTAGATACATTAATGACCTCAGAATTCCCCAAATCTCAAATTAATTGTTAGCGTACGAGTGTATAAACTGGCGCTCGTGCCCACACAGCAAACAAACCGAGCTAGCTAATTTGCTAACTGACTAACTGAAGTAGTTTTCAAAATGTTGATCATTAACGGGGACCCTCCCCTGGTCGTTGAATACGATCGATtcgggacccccccccccccaaacatggATGTGCACAGCAGCCAGTATTCATTGCAATCGTGAGAGTGCAAGGTCGTTCACTCTTGTTCTGAAAgccacataacgttagctagctggctaactaagcCAGCTTGcctcttagctagctaacttacaaacagaaatactcccATTTATGACCGTCACAGTATATTTCATCTGGCCAGACAAAACTATTTGTCATGATGGTTGCTTCACTTATGCTGTTGTCAAACATCCAATTTACCATTGCAACATTTTTGAGCCTGCCTTGAAAGATTTAAGCAGTAGAGGCTCtttagaggaggaaggggaggaccatgctcctcagtgaatttcataaaaatagtaaaacattaaagCTATCCTTTTAGATAACTATACTAAAtttattcacgtcaccaaataatttatcaAAACACACAGATTTGCAATGAATGTCTACAGTGTccccaacagcactctgtaggataGCACCATGGTTAGCCGGAAGACAGCTAGCTTGtgtcctcctctgtgtacattgacttcaatactaaacctaggaggctcgtggttctcaccaTCTTCCGgctacacagtaattatgacaaattccagaggacgtcctccaacctatcagagctcttccagcatgaactgacatgttgtccacccaatcaaagaatcAGATACATAATCTACTACTGAAAGcacaagctacagctagctagcactgcacaGTGCATACAATGAATgtgttgagtagttgactcagagagaaaaagacagtagTTTAACAGTTAactaattaatttcttcaaaaatggagCACCGAGAGAGGTATATTTCATCTATTTGTTTTACTTCCACTTACTTAGCTagaaaatgcagctagctagtttagtgtACTCAAACACCATGCTCAAACAGctatgctatgttagctagctggctttgACTATCCAACACAAGACTGGAACAATTCAAAGTCGaggttgaaatactgtctgcttgcataaGTGTTAAAGAACACAATTCACGCCcaagagatgctgaaagaaatcctATTTCTCCACTCGTGTTCCcgagacaaaattaacatttgtttAATTTCACTGCGAGAAATgtataattctgcaggagttgatattacagttgaagtcggaagtttacatacatttaggttggagtcattaacttgtttttcaaccactccacaaatgtcttgttagcaaactatagttttggcaagtcggttaggacatctactttgctcatgacataagtcatttttccaacaattctttacagacagattatttcacttataattcactgtatcacaattccaggtggtcagaagtttacatacactaagttgactgcctttaaacaacttggaaaattccagaaaatgatgtaatggctttagaagcttctgataggctaattgacataatttgagtcaattggaggtgtacctgtggatgtatttcaaggcctaccttctaactcagtgcctctttgcttgacatcatgggaaattcaaaagaaatcggccaagacctcagaaaaagacctccacatgtctggttcatccttggtagcaatttccaaacacctgaaggtaccatgttcatctgtacaaacaatagtacgcaagtataaacaccatgggaccacacagccgtcatacagctcaggaaggagacgcgttctgtctcctagagatcaacgccaataccgattattggaggacaaaaaaaagctgataccgattaatcggccattaaa is from Salvelinus sp. IW2-2015 linkage group LG9, ASM291031v2, whole genome shotgun sequence and encodes:
- the LOC111968620 gene encoding guanine nucleotide exchange factor C9orf72-like, whose translation is MSSGPPQSPTVAKTEVTVEGECPIFAATFAYWDNILGPRVCHIWAPRCEQPLLLSDGEVTFLANHTLNGEILRSAECGAVDVKFFVLAEKGVIIISLIFDGELKGDKNTCALSIILPQTELAFYLPLHMVCVERLKHIIRKGRIWMQKGYNIISVLSSEIVPIMELLSSMKTHSVPEDIDIKDTILNDDDIGDSCHEDFLHKAVSSHLQTCGCSMVVGSNPDKVNKIVRTLCLFLTPAERKCSRYCKADSTFKYDTGLFVQGLLKDSMGSFVLPFRQVLYSPYPTTHIDVDINTVKQMPPCHEHTYIQRRYMRSELSALWKAASEENIAPDTGIHTESFTPDLNVFQDVMHKDTLVKSFIDEVFMLKPGLNLRSTYLAQFLLILHRKALVLLKYIEDETQKGKKPFRSLRSLKTDLDLMVEGDLNIIMALAEKQRAGLHSFVFGKQFYTSVQERDVLMSF